The Poecilia reticulata strain Guanapo linkage group LG13, Guppy_female_1.0+MT, whole genome shotgun sequence genome has a segment encoding these proteins:
- the foxn1 gene encoding forkhead box protein N1 has product MSNSPKFSFHNSSRSQALTLEVGLHTCEPCRTTCQQMATRQIKEGEDICFPQPGSNHSGLRTPALSRRHSADGTIGSDRAPADRFHPYRRQFSDGAVDASDCLLQSASSLSSLQEVNIPDTGSCSSDAQTTWGEYSDSIQNLYPELPAGPVEPYGSLSQSYPPYDSMSSMQQVSAKLFPNADQPDGTKYALQSLSIQPHQERSTEALFPKPIYSYSILIFMALKNSKTGSLPVSEIYSFMTEHFPYFKNAPDGWKNSVRHNLSLNKCFEKVENKNGNTSRKGCLWGLNPAKVEKMQEELHKWRRKDPQTIRRSMAKPEDFDRLLGEKPDRLRPLPPYPSTNMTTLKRVAPTYSPAPLPLNPAQPPPACRPVPQSEYAHIQPSYLPHTTLQPSSSFALYSPCGQQPAAGVPSPSGCLNSPLAGKMPPVYRVGLPGEYNVDLRGMHELLQDGDTSYDIDTLNPSLTDLQLQGNLWEELRKDSLVSEPHGPATHLSTSFLQQDHHQQTSCLQAFSPSFEGNAGPCCKAAYEDEDADRSCWNGLHPVGYSGLESLAGYLTSCTTSISLM; this is encoded by the exons ATGTCAAACTCCCCAAAGTTTTCCTTCcacaacagcagcaggtctcaGGCGTTGACTCTTGAGGTCGGCCTGCACACCTGTGAGCCCTGCAGGACGACCTGCCAGCAGATGGCGACCCGTCAG ATTAAAGAGGGTGAGGACATCTGCTTCCCCCAGCCAGGGAGCAACCACTCCGGCTTGAGGACTCCAGCTCTGAGCAGGAGACACAGCGCTGACGGGACCATCGGCTCAGATCGCGCCCCGGCTGACCGCTTCCACCCATACCGTCGACAGTTCAGCGACGGGGCGGTGGATGCTTCAGATTGCCTCCTTCAGAGCGCCTCTTCCCTCAGCAGCCTGCAGGAAGTGAACATTCCCGACACTGGCTCATGCAGCAGTGATGCACAAACAACCTGGGGCGAATACAGCGACAGCATTCAG aatCTGTACCCAGAGCTTCCGGCTGGGCCGGTGGAACCTTACGGCTCTCTGTCTCAAAGTTATCCACCCTACGACTCGATGAGCTCCATGCAGCAG GTTTCAGCTAAACTGTTTCCAAATGCCGATCAGCCAGACGGCACCAAATATGCCCTTCAGAGTCTCTCCATTCAGCCACATCAGGAGAGGTCAACGGAAGCCCTCTTCCCCAAACCCATTTACTCCTACAG CATCTTGATTTTTATGGCTTTGAAGAACAGCAAAACAGGAAGTCTGCCGGTCAGTGAGATCTACAGCTTCATGACTGAACACTTCCCATATTTTAAG AACGCCCCTGATGGTTGGAAAAACTCGGTAAGGCACAACCTTTCCCTGAACAAATGCTTTGAAAAGGTGGAGAACAAAAATGGCAACACTTCTCGTAAAGGCTGCCTTTGGGGTCTAAATCCGGCCAAGGTGGAGAAAATGCAGGAAGAGCTGCACAAATGGCGCCGCAAAGACCCCCAGACCATCCGCAGGAGCATGGCAAAGCCAG AAGACTTTGATCGTCTGTTGGGAGAGAAGCCAGACAGACTAAGACCTTTGCCGCCTTACCCAAGCACAAATATGACCACGTTAAAAAGAGTGGCCCCTACGTACAGCCCTGCCCCTTTACCTCTGAACCCCGCGCAGCCTCCACCGGCGTGCCGACCCGTTCCACAATCAGAGTACGCTCACATTCAGCCCAGCTACCTTCCCCACACGACGCTCCAACCCAGCAGCTCTTTTGCCCTGTACTCCCCCTGTGGACAGCAGCCTGCAGCCGGCGTCCCGTCACCCTCTGGATGTCTGAACTCACCCCTAGCTGGGAAAATGCCACCTGTTTACAGGGTTGGACTGCCGGGAGAGTACAATGTCGACCTGAGGGGAATGCATGAGTTACTTCAAGATGGAGACACCAGCTATGACATAGACACACTCAACCCCAGTCTGACGGACCTGCAGCTGCAAG GAAACTTGTGGGAGGAGTTGAGGAAGGACAGCCTGGTGTCGGAGCCACATGGTCCGGCCACACACCTCTCCACCTCCTTTCTCCAGCAGGATCACCACCAACAGACCAGCTGCCTGCAGGCTTTCAGCCCCTCGTTCGAGGGGAATGCTGGACCCTGCTGTAAAGCAGCGTATGAGGACGAGGACGCAGACAGAAGCTGCTGGAATGGACTACATCCTGTTGGATATTCAGGACTGGAGAGTTTGGCTGGATATCTGACCTCCTGCACCACCTCCATTTCCCTGATGTAA